The following proteins come from a genomic window of Neptunomonas concharum:
- a CDS encoding diiron oxygenase — MHDKIAQTMEFPPETPQPNVYPLRWENKSSKTEEIWDASLREAWNPKDLPWDTFDPSSYTWEEREAIAYWWTLLSVFDASAPPVFAEAFIKTYEDHEEDAIRRCFFSVTRDEQNHEQMCGMVITKMLESPSPLEYEPKTDLGRRLQKNARWLYYNGGRYWNGYKKAVPKYSLAVLFSSFLMGEIAAATIFKQMSQSCEEMVFTEAFKNIGRDEGRHMAICLALMERDYPTLSPEDKSVITKQIRAGYLFLSAVLFEPPAEFWDLPDDFISNQREAEALAREAGFGIPTYEDKKENWRNAMLNLKAVLDKYDTPFPAIPEVDISGEEVTQADLDAADIIPIF, encoded by the coding sequence ATGCACGACAAAATCGCTCAAACAATGGAGTTCCCACCAGAGACACCACAACCTAATGTCTACCCTCTTCGCTGGGAAAATAAATCATCCAAAACGGAAGAAATTTGGGATGCCTCTTTGCGAGAAGCTTGGAACCCTAAGGACCTCCCTTGGGATACTTTTGACCCATCAAGTTATACATGGGAAGAGCGGGAAGCCATTGCTTATTGGTGGACATTGCTTTCAGTTTTTGACGCTTCTGCACCACCCGTTTTTGCCGAGGCTTTCATCAAAACCTATGAAGACCATGAAGAAGATGCTATTCGTCGATGCTTCTTCTCGGTTACTCGTGATGAGCAAAACCATGAACAGATGTGCGGCATGGTCATCACAAAGATGCTGGAATCCCCTAGCCCTCTCGAATATGAGCCGAAAACTGACTTAGGACGCCGTTTACAAAAGAATGCTCGTTGGTTGTACTACAACGGTGGTCGCTACTGGAACGGCTACAAAAAGGCAGTGCCTAAATACAGCTTGGCAGTACTGTTTAGCTCTTTCTTAATGGGAGAAATTGCAGCGGCAACAATCTTCAAACAAATGTCTCAAAGCTGTGAAGAAATGGTTTTCACGGAAGCTTTTAAAAACATAGGTCGTGATGAAGGCCGCCATATGGCGATCTGCTTAGCCTTAATGGAAAGGGATTATCCAACCCTGTCGCCTGAAGATAAATCAGTGATCACAAAGCAGATAAGAGCAGGTTACCTCTTCCTATCAGCTGTATTGTTTGAGCCACCGGCTGAGTTTTGGGACTTGCCTGATGACTTCATCAGCAACCAACGTGAAGCCGAAGCGCTAGCAAGAGAGGCTGGTTTTGGTATCCCAACCTATGAAGATAAAAAAGAAAACTGGCGCAACGCCATGCTCAATTTAAAAGCCGTATTGGATAAATATGATACACCGTTCCCTGCAATTCCTGAGGTTGATATTTCAGGCGAAGAGGTAACACAGGCTGACCTAGATGCTGCGGATATCATTCCTATCTTCTGA
- a CDS encoding FdhF/YdeP family oxidoreductase, with protein MSNTHKNKVPYAHPAGGWGALKSSAKHLMQSEDAVKSVKTLLKANQPGGFDCPGCAWGDEPDAKKIDFCENGVKAIAWEATAKRVDRAFFARHSLDELRLWDDHSLEKSGRLTEPMLYDGVDNYYRPVSWEQAFSVIASHLNQLNHPDEALFYTSGRASNEAAYLYQLFGRAYGTNNFPDCSNMCHEASGVGLTRSIGTGKGTVIMEDFEKADAIFVFGQNPGTNHPRMLATLRKASIRGAKIVAINTLKERGLQRFSDPQSPKEMLIASSTTISQQYFTPKLGGDMAIARGIAKRLLERSETDSSAIDQAFIAEHCQGFEAYQAVVKATPWEVITKQSGLSIEDIETMANIYANSKKVIFTWAMGITQHRHSVATVRELVNVLLLRGNIGKPGAGACPVRGHSNVQGNRTVGINEHPSQAFLAALDQRYDLTTPKKAGMNTVESIRAMLDGKAKLFIGLGGNFAAATPDTDRIYKALSQCDLTVHISTKLNRSHVITGKHALILPCLGRTEVDHQASGEQCITVEDSMSMVHSSRGQNDPASPLLRSETAIVAGIAQAALGNEQINWKALSDDYSRIRDEIESVIPGFKGYNQRIEQGRGFHLQNLAAERTWDTPSRKACFSDDPLPQCLDEVSEDVLTLQTLRSHDQYNTSIYGMDDRYRGISGERRVLFMNEADIENLGLSDGDKVTISTVSNDGINRNVSGFKVVNYQIPKGCIAAYYPETNPLVPLESVADDCGTPTYKSISVRLTKE; from the coding sequence GTGTCAAATACTCATAAAAATAAAGTCCCTTATGCGCATCCAGCTGGTGGGTGGGGGGCACTAAAAAGCTCTGCAAAGCATCTTATGCAGAGTGAAGATGCGGTTAAAAGTGTGAAAACCTTATTAAAGGCCAACCAGCCGGGAGGCTTTGATTGCCCGGGGTGCGCTTGGGGGGATGAGCCTGATGCAAAGAAGATCGACTTCTGCGAAAACGGTGTAAAGGCGATTGCTTGGGAAGCTACGGCTAAACGAGTCGATAGGGCGTTTTTTGCGCGCCATTCATTGGATGAGCTGCGCCTATGGGATGATCATTCCTTAGAGAAAAGTGGCCGTTTGACTGAGCCGATGCTCTATGATGGCGTCGATAATTACTACCGCCCAGTAAGCTGGGAGCAGGCTTTTTCCGTGATCGCCTCGCATTTAAACCAACTTAATCATCCAGATGAAGCACTCTTTTATACCTCAGGCCGAGCCAGTAACGAAGCCGCCTATCTGTATCAGTTATTTGGGCGCGCATATGGCACGAATAACTTTCCCGATTGTTCCAATATGTGCCATGAAGCGTCAGGCGTTGGCCTGACCCGCAGTATCGGCACCGGTAAAGGTACAGTGATCATGGAGGATTTTGAAAAGGCAGATGCCATCTTTGTATTTGGCCAGAACCCCGGCACTAACCATCCAAGAATGTTGGCAACACTACGTAAAGCATCGATTAGAGGTGCCAAAATTGTAGCAATTAATACCTTGAAAGAGCGTGGTTTACAGCGTTTCTCTGACCCTCAAAGTCCTAAAGAGATGCTAATTGCCAGCAGCACAACCATCAGCCAACAGTATTTCACCCCCAAGTTAGGCGGCGACATGGCAATCGCCCGTGGTATTGCAAAACGGTTGCTAGAAAGGTCAGAAACCGATAGTTCAGCTATTGATCAAGCCTTTATCGCTGAGCATTGCCAAGGTTTTGAAGCTTATCAAGCTGTCGTCAAAGCGACCCCTTGGGAGGTGATCACTAAACAAAGCGGTCTCTCGATAGAGGATATTGAGACGATGGCGAATATCTATGCAAACAGCAAAAAGGTGATTTTTACATGGGCGATGGGCATTACCCAACATCGCCATTCGGTGGCCACTGTTCGTGAATTGGTCAATGTGCTGTTATTAAGAGGCAATATTGGTAAGCCTGGCGCGGGAGCTTGTCCTGTGCGTGGACATTCAAATGTGCAAGGTAATCGAACCGTGGGGATCAATGAGCACCCATCGCAAGCGTTCCTAGCCGCCCTTGATCAGCGATATGATTTGACTACCCCTAAAAAAGCCGGGATGAATACCGTAGAGTCCATTCGTGCCATGCTGGATGGAAAAGCAAAGCTGTTTATCGGGCTTGGAGGTAATTTTGCAGCCGCAACGCCAGATACTGATCGAATCTATAAAGCACTTAGCCAGTGTGACTTAACCGTACATATCAGTACCAAACTCAATCGCAGCCATGTCATAACTGGTAAGCACGCTTTAATCTTGCCTTGTCTGGGGCGCACCGAAGTGGATCACCAAGCATCAGGGGAGCAGTGTATTACCGTAGAGGATTCTATGAGTATGGTGCATAGTTCCCGAGGGCAAAATGATCCAGCCTCGCCGTTGCTGCGATCTGAAACGGCAATTGTGGCAGGTATTGCCCAAGCAGCGCTTGGGAATGAACAGATTAATTGGAAAGCGCTTTCCGATGATTACTCACGGATTCGTGATGAAATTGAATCGGTGATCCCAGGGTTTAAGGGCTATAACCAGCGTATAGAGCAGGGTAGAGGGTTTCATTTGCAGAACCTTGCCGCCGAGCGAACATGGGACACACCAAGCAGAAAAGCTTGCTTTTCTGATGACCCTCTTCCTCAGTGTCTGGATGAGGTAAGTGAAGACGTTCTAACGTTACAAACGCTACGCTCCCATGATCAATATAACACCAGCATTTATGGTATGGATGACCGTTATCGGGGGATATCAGGCGAGCGCCGTGTTCTCTTTATGAACGAAGCAGATATTGAAAACTTAGGATTATCTGATGGCGATAAAGTGACAATATCAACCGTAAGCAACGATGGAATAAATCGCAATGTCAGTGGTTTCAAAGTGGTTAATTATCAGATTCCCAAGGGATGTATTGCTGCCTATTACCCAGAGACCAATCCTTTAGTCCCACTGGAAAGTGTTGCTGATGACTGTGGAACACCGACCTATAAGTCTATAAGTGTGAGGCTCACTAAAGAGTAA
- a CDS encoding sensor histidine kinase, producing the protein MSALYVNSLIINNKFFVSKVLNIVLAIAVLLSVSFVLLSFTSSHELERAEAKRIHAVQLGIELKESSDDLTSMARSYVVTGDKKFKEYFEYISEIRNGELAMPLNYGQGYWDLAVVSGHQPEKKHINTQSLREKIEALSLKEKENALMATAEDNSNELIAMEAEAFRLFELGDRQSAIGMLYSQKYFTEKSRIMGPIKDFIDTINQRMDDELAGIRKKHNAQVYIAYASLIALLVITFLRMYSDYLIKKEQINTLELNVNAKEDEINSKNKELYNAYETLEMSQARLLELEKIKLMGELIPGVAHEINTPVGVAVTLSTTQIDILNEFRYNFEENKLTRLQFTSMVDDLSSCSNSILKSMRKINKLISQFKSLSMNNQIDNLERVSINALVDDVFMLIKNEEVSDRVNLHNETSEGYYIETYPYLLSLVIFNVVLNAEKHAFKGSESGDINVKVEAGENTITIFVEDNGSGMEQDVVERVFSPFFSTVKNEGATGLGLCIAQNIVTHKLCGKIHCRSELGKGSTFDIELPYLLPSNES; encoded by the coding sequence ATGAGTGCGTTATATGTTAACTCATTGATAATAAATAATAAATTTTTTGTCTCGAAGGTGTTGAATATTGTTTTAGCTATAGCTGTTCTTCTTTCCGTGAGCTTTGTGTTGCTTTCCTTTACATCGAGTCATGAACTAGAGAGGGCGGAAGCTAAACGTATTCACGCTGTACAGCTTGGAATTGAATTAAAGGAAAGCTCAGACGACTTAACCTCAATGGCTCGTAGCTATGTTGTGACTGGAGATAAAAAGTTTAAGGAATATTTTGAGTATATCTCTGAAATTCGCAACGGAGAGTTAGCGATGCCGCTTAACTATGGGCAGGGCTATTGGGATTTGGCGGTTGTATCTGGTCATCAACCAGAAAAAAAGCATATAAACACTCAGTCGTTACGGGAAAAAATAGAAGCATTAAGTTTAAAAGAAAAAGAGAATGCTCTGATGGCTACGGCAGAGGATAATAGTAATGAGTTGATAGCTATGGAGGCAGAAGCGTTCCGGCTATTTGAGCTTGGAGACAGACAGTCTGCCATTGGTATGTTATACAGCCAGAAATACTTTACTGAAAAATCTAGAATCATGGGCCCTATTAAAGATTTTATCGATACAATTAATCAAAGAATGGATGATGAATTAGCGGGGATTAGAAAAAAGCACAATGCACAAGTTTATATCGCTTATGCATCGCTGATAGCACTCTTAGTGATTACTTTTTTGAGAATGTACTCAGACTACCTCATTAAGAAAGAGCAAATAAACACTTTAGAGCTCAATGTGAATGCCAAAGAGGATGAGATTAATAGTAAAAACAAAGAGTTATATAATGCCTATGAAACATTGGAAATGTCTCAGGCTCGACTGCTTGAGCTAGAGAAAATAAAACTTATGGGGGAGTTGATTCCAGGAGTTGCACATGAAATTAATACTCCCGTTGGCGTGGCTGTTACATTATCAACGACTCAAATTGATATACTCAATGAGTTCCGTTACAACTTCGAAGAAAATAAATTAACACGTTTGCAATTTACCTCTATGGTTGATGATCTCTCTTCGTGCTCTAACTCTATCTTAAAAAGCATGAGGAAAATAAATAAGCTTATTAGTCAGTTCAAATCTTTATCTATGAATAATCAAATAGATAACTTAGAAAGAGTTAGTATCAACGCTCTGGTTGATGATGTTTTTATGCTTATAAAGAACGAAGAGGTAAGTGATAGAGTTAACCTGCATAATGAAACTAGCGAAGGATATTACATAGAAACCTATCCTTATCTTTTATCATTAGTGATATTTAATGTTGTGCTTAATGCCGAGAAACACGCTTTTAAAGGAAGCGAATCTGGGGATATTAACGTTAAAGTTGAGGCTGGTGAAAATACGATCACAATTTTTGTTGAAGACAATGGTAGTGGTATGGAACAAGATGTAGTTGAAAGGGTGTTCTCGCCGTTCTTCTCAACGGTTAAAAATGAAGGTGCAACGGGTTTAGGGCTTTGCATAGCTCAAAATATTGTAACTCACAAACTATGTGGAAAAATTCACTGTCGTTCCGAATTAGGAAAAGGGAGCACCTTCGACATTGAGCTACCTTATCTGCTGCCTTCCAATGAGTCATAA
- a CDS encoding 2Fe-2S iron-sulfur cluster-binding protein: protein MSKVRLYPSGKEVESSPGETVLATLENAGYALPNNCRAGACGECKVKVRSGEFDQGMVLDMALSQEEREAGYGLMCMAKPLSDIIEIEWGTEDAQPKLFPPRENVRCVVIDRIERTSRITELRIRPVGEALRFWPGQYITVTDTDRTITPRSYSIANAPRNDGEIILQITRVPEGKTSNWVHDQVQAGSMINISGPYGTFIGDPTTEGPVLCLAAGTGLAPILALSDAALRRGFKQPVHLVFSARTEDEIYDKGLMAYWNAKHRRFKFIPTLTQEVKDGIQQGRIPDILKDLYPDLSKHAIYIAGSPDFVDACIASAKALGAHDDMIHTEGFFDQALPVEPPKNRLV, encoded by the coding sequence ATGAGTAAAGTCCGTTTATATCCATCAGGTAAAGAGGTTGAGTCCAGCCCAGGTGAAACCGTTCTAGCAACACTGGAAAATGCTGGCTACGCACTTCCAAACAATTGCCGCGCCGGTGCATGCGGTGAATGTAAGGTCAAGGTTAGATCGGGTGAATTTGACCAAGGCATGGTGCTCGACATGGCATTATCTCAGGAGGAACGAGAAGCCGGATACGGGCTAATGTGCATGGCTAAGCCTCTCTCAGATATAATCGAAATCGAATGGGGAACAGAGGATGCACAACCTAAACTCTTCCCCCCAAGAGAAAATGTTCGATGTGTGGTAATTGATCGAATAGAAAGAACATCACGGATCACGGAACTTCGCATCCGCCCAGTCGGCGAAGCACTCCGCTTTTGGCCGGGTCAGTATATTACAGTGACGGATACCGACAGAACGATCACACCCCGCTCATACTCTATTGCAAATGCACCAAGGAATGACGGTGAGATAATCTTACAGATCACCCGAGTACCCGAAGGAAAAACAAGTAATTGGGTACATGATCAAGTACAGGCAGGCAGCATGATCAACATATCAGGCCCTTATGGGACTTTTATTGGCGATCCAACAACCGAAGGCCCAGTACTCTGTTTAGCAGCCGGCACAGGCTTAGCCCCCATTTTGGCACTCAGCGATGCGGCTTTACGTCGCGGCTTCAAGCAGCCTGTTCATTTAGTGTTCTCTGCACGTACCGAAGATGAAATATACGATAAAGGCCTTATGGCATACTGGAATGCCAAGCACCGCCGCTTTAAATTTATTCCCACACTGACTCAAGAGGTAAAAGACGGCATTCAGCAGGGTCGAATTCCGGATATACTTAAAGACCTTTATCCTGACCTCTCTAAACATGCTATCTATATTGCAGGCAGCCCCGATTTCGTTGATGCATGTATCGCATCCGCAAAAGCCTTAGGCGCACACGATGATATGATTCATACAGAGGGCTTTTTTGATCAAGCCTTACCCGTTGAGCCGCCTAAAAATCGCTTGGTATAA
- a CDS encoding formate dehydrogenase accessory sulfurtransferase FdhD, translating into MISNTTHTPLDLPQAGLKETPVAICINGISQAVMMASPSNLEDFALGFVVSEGLLESIQGVIGVDVEYHPEGISLNIEVTAAQERNVKTRRRLMAGPSGCGLCGLDSLKTAAALEVKPGIPTSFVLPERGSLYAAKSILNQTMLGSSGHHRAALFNLKGELQLIREDVGRHSALDKLLGAILQTGTPSSSGFIMLTSRCSHDLVAKLIRAFPLPLVTLSQPTTMAVTSARSVELPLFCFVRKSLKRFA; encoded by the coding sequence ATGATAAGTAACACTACGCATACCCCGCTTGATTTGCCGCAGGCGGGGCTAAAAGAGACACCGGTCGCCATCTGTATCAATGGCATCTCTCAAGCGGTGATGATGGCTAGTCCTAGCAACTTAGAGGACTTTGCTCTCGGCTTTGTGGTGAGTGAAGGCCTGCTAGAGTCAATTCAAGGGGTAATCGGTGTGGATGTCGAGTATCACCCCGAAGGTATTAGCCTCAATATTGAAGTCACTGCAGCACAAGAGCGCAACGTTAAGACACGTCGCCGCCTTATGGCTGGGCCGTCAGGGTGTGGTCTATGTGGTTTAGACTCCCTTAAAACCGCTGCCGCGCTTGAGGTAAAACCCGGTATACCCACATCCTTTGTGTTACCCGAACGGGGCAGCCTTTATGCAGCCAAGTCTATTTTGAATCAGACCATGCTCGGCTCATCCGGGCATCACAGGGCTGCTCTTTTTAACCTTAAAGGGGAACTTCAGCTGATTAGAGAAGATGTGGGACGTCACTCCGCTTTGGATAAGCTACTGGGGGCTATATTGCAAACAGGTACCCCTTCGAGTAGTGGATTTATCATGCTCACCAGTCGTTGTAGCCATGACCTAGTTGCTAAGCTTATACGCGCTTTTCCCCTACCGCTAGTAACGCTCTCGCAACCAACAACGATGGCGGTTACATCCGCCCGCTCTGTTGAGTTGCCCCTATTCTGTTTTGTGCGAAAAAGCCTGAAACGCTTTGCCTGA
- a CDS encoding substrate-binding domain-containing protein, which produces MAKKKIVIEPSWSFKDETGQRVDPRLFQLLKAIDNHKKLTEAAKYIGLSYRHAWNLIRRWSDFFGVDLVKLEKGRGAHLTPLGEKLVWAEQRVMARFQPQMTNLASELNKEIQHSLASIEPLLTLQASHGYAVELLPALSQSINIQLDLHYSSPTEALIALNKGRCDIAGFHKPVDIDVPAQLAKYQPYLKPRSHKLIRFITRQQGLMVKPDNPFAIHAITDLQREDIRFINREDNSGTRALFDQLLQNAGIAPQDIQGYDNHEYTHSAIAAYIAAGMADVGFGVEQAAVQFGLDFIPICREEYLLVCHQQKLKSAVVQAFIEGLKSDVFKAQVSQLAGYSATDSGTITDLIDI; this is translated from the coding sequence ATGGCTAAGAAAAAGATAGTAATAGAGCCAAGTTGGTCTTTTAAAGATGAAACCGGTCAACGGGTTGACCCTCGCTTATTTCAGCTGCTCAAGGCCATTGATAACCATAAAAAACTAACGGAGGCCGCAAAATATATCGGCCTCTCCTATCGTCATGCATGGAACCTGATCAGGCGATGGTCTGACTTTTTTGGTGTGGATCTGGTCAAACTGGAAAAAGGGCGTGGTGCTCACCTCACCCCTTTGGGCGAAAAGCTGGTCTGGGCAGAACAGCGAGTTATGGCAAGATTTCAGCCACAAATGACGAACCTAGCCTCCGAACTTAACAAAGAGATCCAACACTCATTAGCCAGCATTGAGCCCCTACTGACCCTACAAGCCAGTCACGGGTATGCAGTTGAATTGCTGCCTGCACTAAGCCAGTCCATTAATATACAACTGGATCTACACTACAGCAGCCCGACCGAAGCCCTTATCGCACTCAATAAAGGGCGATGTGATATTGCAGGTTTTCATAAGCCTGTCGACATAGACGTACCTGCACAGCTTGCCAAGTATCAACCCTATCTCAAGCCCCGCTCTCATAAGCTGATTCGATTTATAACCCGCCAGCAAGGCCTAATGGTTAAACCCGACAACCCTTTTGCTATACACGCAATAACCGACTTACAAAGAGAAGACATTCGCTTTATCAACCGCGAGGACAACTCAGGTACTCGCGCCCTGTTTGACCAGTTGTTACAAAATGCCGGTATCGCACCTCAAGATATTCAGGGATACGATAACCATGAGTATACCCATTCAGCGATTGCCGCTTATATAGCAGCCGGTATGGCGGATGTGGGTTTTGGCGTTGAGCAAGCTGCGGTACAGTTTGGACTGGATTTTATTCCCATTTGCCGGGAGGAGTATCTATTGGTTTGTCACCAGCAAAAACTGAAATCTGCTGTGGTTCAAGCCTTTATTGAAGGGCTAAAAAGCGATGTATTTAAAGCGCAAGTGTCACAATTGGCTGGTTATAGTGCCACCGACAGCGGCACTATAACCGACCTGATCGACATCTAA
- a CDS encoding substrate-binding periplasmic protein, with protein sequence MGKRVAALLLACVMSTCLANDTQKIVMGYRTTEKPPSIEQAPSNAGYFKDIYSEAARRSALELEIVRMPKKRILEGLKSGEIDFYPSFVFTTRRSTYAYWFDSGRSQKNVAISLSTLRDLKSSDDLKGLTQLVSIGSPDYLAGFDKSQLLENKMTEVSIERALSLLKSGRADFYIYQEDALRYHLKSNKLSGYKIHSQLLNESIPDYIGFSKMSALFNATPNPDYDSGRPLAPDNLPEIPHPNAHVHRFNDALKAMSADGTTQRIYQTYFE encoded by the coding sequence ATGGGAAAACGAGTCGCAGCACTGTTGCTGGCATGTGTTATGAGCACATGTTTAGCTAATGATACCCAGAAGATAGTTATGGGATATCGAACTACCGAAAAGCCACCTTCGATTGAGCAAGCTCCCAGTAATGCCGGGTATTTCAAGGATATCTATAGCGAAGCAGCCAGACGATCAGCTCTAGAGTTAGAGATCGTGAGAATGCCCAAGAAACGCATCTTGGAGGGGTTAAAGTCAGGAGAAATTGATTTTTATCCTAGTTTTGTTTTTACAACACGGCGCTCAACCTATGCCTACTGGTTTGATAGTGGCCGATCACAAAAGAACGTTGCTATATCGCTTTCTACATTAAGAGACTTAAAGTCATCTGATGATCTCAAGGGTCTGACTCAACTGGTATCAATCGGCAGCCCTGATTATCTAGCGGGGTTTGATAAGTCACAGCTGCTGGAAAACAAAATGACGGAAGTCAGTATAGAAAGGGCACTCTCCCTACTGAAATCAGGCCGAGCAGATTTTTATATATACCAAGAAGATGCCTTGAGGTACCACTTAAAATCCAACAAACTGTCAGGCTATAAAATACACTCCCAACTGCTTAATGAAAGTATTCCTGATTATATAGGTTTTTCAAAAATGTCAGCTTTATTTAATGCAACCCCAAACCCTGACTACGACTCAGGACGCCCTTTGGCACCCGATAATCTACCCGAAATCCCTCACCCAAATGCACATGTACATCGATTTAATGATGCATTAAAGGCAATGTCTGCAGATGGCACGACCCAAAGGATCTACCAGACCTACTTTGAGTGA